In Enterobacter sp. 638, a single window of DNA contains:
- a CDS encoding acyltransferase family protein — translation MKQKALWINQIKGLCICLVVIYHSVITFYPHLDGLQHPLSGLLAKCWVYFNLYLAPFRMPVFFFISGYLIRRYIDDVGWRTSLDKRIWSIVWVLALWGILQWQAISHINDWLAPERELSTSSNAAYAESFAGFLRGMLTASTSLWYLYALIVYFTLCKMLSRWKLPMLALLVLASVAINFLPLPWWGMNSVVRNMIYYSLGAWYGAQLMAWMKDMTMRRYWLPVIAFGAVSVVLWFANVPLLLSLLSILLIMKLFYSLEQCYAVHPNNLLNVVGSNTIAIYATHRILIEIFSLVLIAELNAAYWPVWAELSLILVYPFISLLVCTLIGLGARKASSALFGDVFFTPPARLAPAQPAR, via the coding sequence ATGAAACAAAAAGCATTATGGATTAATCAGATAAAAGGATTGTGCATCTGTCTGGTCGTGATTTACCACTCGGTCATCACTTTTTACCCTCATCTCGACGGGCTGCAACATCCGCTCTCCGGCCTGCTCGCCAAATGCTGGGTCTACTTCAATCTCTATCTCGCGCCGTTTCGCATGCCGGTGTTTTTCTTTATTTCGGGTTATTTAATTCGCCGCTATATCGATGACGTTGGCTGGCGCACGAGCCTGGATAAAAGGATCTGGAGCATCGTCTGGGTGCTGGCCCTGTGGGGGATATTGCAATGGCAGGCGATAAGCCACATCAATGACTGGCTGGCGCCGGAGCGCGAGCTCTCTACGTCGTCCAACGCCGCCTACGCAGAGTCGTTCGCCGGTTTTCTTCGCGGCATGCTCACCGCCAGCACCAGTCTTTGGTATCTGTACGCGCTAATCGTCTACTTCACGCTGTGTAAAATGCTGAGCCGCTGGAAGCTGCCGATGCTCGCCCTGCTGGTGCTGGCAAGCGTGGCGATTAACTTCCTCCCGCTGCCGTGGTGGGGAATGAACAGCGTGGTGCGCAATATGATCTACTACAGCCTGGGCGCATGGTATGGCGCGCAGTTGATGGCGTGGATGAAAGACATGACCATGCGTCGTTACTGGCTCCCCGTTATCGCCTTTGGTGCAGTTTCGGTGGTGCTATGGTTTGCTAACGTTCCGTTGTTACTATCGTTGCTGTCGATTCTGCTGATCATGAAACTTTTCTACAGCCTTGAGCAGTGTTACGCCGTGCATCCCAATAATCTGCTGAATGTTGTCGGTTCAAACACGATTGCCATTTACGCCACGCATCGGATCCTGATTGAAATATTCAGCCTCGTGCTGATTGCCGAACTCAACGCCGCGTACTGGCCGGTGTGGGCAGAGCTGTCGCTTATTCTGGTGTATCCGTTTATCAGCCTGCTGGTGTGTACGCTGATTGGATTAGGTGCGCGCAAAGCCTCCAGCGCGCTATTTGGTGATGTTTTCTTCACGCCTCCGGCACGTCTCGCCCCCGCGCAACCCGCGCGCTAA